A single Pan troglodytes isolate AG18354 chromosome 19, NHGRI_mPanTro3-v2.0_pri, whole genome shotgun sequence DNA region contains:
- the CSNK1D gene encoding casein kinase I isoform X8: MGIPTIRWCGAEGDYNVMVMELLGPSLEDLFNFCSRKFSLKTVLLLADQMISRIEYIHSKNFIHRDVKPDNFLMGLGKKGNLVYIIDFGLAKKYRDARTHQHIPYRENKNLTGTARYASINTHLGIEQSRRDDLESLGYVLMYFNLGSLPWQGLKAATKRQKYERISEKKMSTPIEVLCKGYPSEFATYLNFCRSLRFDDKPDYSYLRQLFRNLFHRQGFSYDYVFDWNMLKFGASRAADDAERERRDREERLRHSRNPATRGLPSTASGRLRGTQEVAPPTPLTPTSHTANTSPRPVSGMERERKVSMRLHRGAPVNISSSDLTGRQDTSRMSTSQIPGRVASSGLQSVVHR; the protein is encoded by the exons TGGGCATCCCCACCATCAGATGGTGCGGGGCAGAGGGGGACTACAACGTCATGGTGATGGAGCTGCTGGGGCCAAGCCTGGAGGACCTCTTCAACTTCTGCTCCAGGAAATTCAGCCTCAAAACCGTCCTGCTGCTTGCTGACCAAATG ATCAGTCGCATCGAATACATTCATTCAAAGAACTTCATCCACCGGGATGTGAAGCCAGACAACTTCCTCATGGGCCTGGGGAAGAAGGGCAACCTGGTGTACATCATCGACTTCGGGCTGGCCAAGAAGTACCGGGACGCACGCACCCACCAGCACATCCCCTATCGTGAGAACAAGAACCTCACGGGGACGGCGCGGTACGCCTCCATCAACACGCACCTTGGAATTG aACAATCCCGAAGAGATGACTTGGAGTCTCTGGGCTACGTGCTAATGTACTTCAACCTGGGCTCTCTCCCCTGGCAGGGGCTGAAGGCTGCCACCAAGAGACAGAAATATGAAAGGATTAGCGAGAAGAAAATGTCCACCCCCATCGAAGTGTTGTGTAAAGGCTACCCTT CCGAATTTGCCACATACCTGAATTTCTGCCGTTCCTTGCGTTTTGACGACAAGCCTGACTACTCGTACCTGCGGCAGCTTTTCCGGAATCTGTTCCATCGCCAGGGCTTCTCCTATGACTACGTGTTCGACTGGAACATGCTCAAATTT GGTGCCAGCCGGGCCGCCGATGACGCCGAGCGGGAGCGCAGGGACCGAGAGGAGCGGCTGAGACACTCGCGGAACCCGGCTACCCGCGGCCTCCCTTCCACAGCCTCCGGCCGCCTGCGGGGGACGCAGGAAGTGGCTCCCCCCACACCCCTCACCCCTACCTCACACACGG CTAACACCTCCCCCCGGCCCGTCTCCGGCATGGAGAGAGAGCGGAAAGTGAGTATGCGGCTGCACCGCGGGGCCCCCGTCAACATCTCCTCGTCCGACCTCACTGGCCGACAAGATACCTCTCGCATGTCCACCTCACAG ATTCCTGGTCGGGTGGCTTCCAGTGGTCTTCAGTCTGTCGTGCACCGATGA
- the CSNK1D gene encoding casein kinase I isoform X7 codes for MMQGGVGIPTIRWCGAEGDYNVMVMELLGPSLEDLFNFCSRKFSLKTVLLLADQMISRIEYIHSKNFIHRDVKPDNFLMGLGKKGNLVYIIDFGLAKKYRDARTHQHIPYRENKNLTGTARYASINTHLGIEQSRRDDLESLGYVLMYFNLGSLPWQGLKAATKRQKYERISEKKMSTPIEVLCKGYPSEFATYLNFCRSLRFDDKPDYSYLRQLFRNLFHRQGFSYDYVFDWNMLKFGASRAADDAERERRDREERLRHSRNPATRGLPSTASGRLRGTQEVAPPTPLTPTSHTANTSPRPVSGMERERKVSMRLHRGAPVNISSSDLTGRQDTSRMSTSQIPGRVASSGLQSVVHR; via the exons TGGGCATCCCCACCATCAGATGGTGCGGGGCAGAGGGGGACTACAACGTCATGGTGATGGAGCTGCTGGGGCCAAGCCTGGAGGACCTCTTCAACTTCTGCTCCAGGAAATTCAGCCTCAAAACCGTCCTGCTGCTTGCTGACCAAATG ATCAGTCGCATCGAATACATTCATTCAAAGAACTTCATCCACCGGGATGTGAAGCCAGACAACTTCCTCATGGGCCTGGGGAAGAAGGGCAACCTGGTGTACATCATCGACTTCGGGCTGGCCAAGAAGTACCGGGACGCACGCACCCACCAGCACATCCCCTATCGTGAGAACAAGAACCTCACGGGGACGGCGCGGTACGCCTCCATCAACACGCACCTTGGAATTG aACAATCCCGAAGAGATGACTTGGAGTCTCTGGGCTACGTGCTAATGTACTTCAACCTGGGCTCTCTCCCCTGGCAGGGGCTGAAGGCTGCCACCAAGAGACAGAAATATGAAAGGATTAGCGAGAAGAAAATGTCCACCCCCATCGAAGTGTTGTGTAAAGGCTACCCTT CCGAATTTGCCACATACCTGAATTTCTGCCGTTCCTTGCGTTTTGACGACAAGCCTGACTACTCGTACCTGCGGCAGCTTTTCCGGAATCTGTTCCATCGCCAGGGCTTCTCCTATGACTACGTGTTCGACTGGAACATGCTCAAATTT GGTGCCAGCCGGGCCGCCGATGACGCCGAGCGGGAGCGCAGGGACCGAGAGGAGCGGCTGAGACACTCGCGGAACCCGGCTACCCGCGGCCTCCCTTCCACAGCCTCCGGCCGCCTGCGGGGGACGCAGGAAGTGGCTCCCCCCACACCCCTCACCCCTACCTCACACACGG CTAACACCTCCCCCCGGCCCGTCTCCGGCATGGAGAGAGAGCGGAAAGTGAGTATGCGGCTGCACCGCGGGGCCCCCGTCAACATCTCCTCGTCCGACCTCACTGGCCGACAAGATACCTCTCGCATGTCCACCTCACAG ATTCCTGGTCGGGTGGCTTCCAGTGGTCTTCAGTCTGTCGTGCACCGATGA
- the CSNK1D gene encoding casein kinase I isoform X9 codes for MMQGGVGIPTIRWCGAEGDYNVMVMELLGPSLEDLFNFCSRKFSLKTVLLLADQMISRIEYIHSKNFIHRDVKPDNFLMGLGKKGNLVYIIDFGLAKKYRDARTHQHIPYRENKNLTGTARYASINTHLGIEQSRRDDLESLGYVLMYFNLGSLPWQGLKAATKRQKYERISEKKMSTPIEVLCKGYPSEFATYLNFCRSLRFDDKPDYSYLRQLFRNLFHRQGFSYDYVFDWNMLKFGASRAADDAERERRDREERLRHSRNPATRGLPSTASGRLRGTQEVAPPTPLTPTSHTANTSPRPVSGMERERKVSMRLHRGAPVNISSSDLTGRQDTSRMSTSQNSIPFEHHGK; via the exons TGGGCATCCCCACCATCAGATGGTGCGGGGCAGAGGGGGACTACAACGTCATGGTGATGGAGCTGCTGGGGCCAAGCCTGGAGGACCTCTTCAACTTCTGCTCCAGGAAATTCAGCCTCAAAACCGTCCTGCTGCTTGCTGACCAAATG ATCAGTCGCATCGAATACATTCATTCAAAGAACTTCATCCACCGGGATGTGAAGCCAGACAACTTCCTCATGGGCCTGGGGAAGAAGGGCAACCTGGTGTACATCATCGACTTCGGGCTGGCCAAGAAGTACCGGGACGCACGCACCCACCAGCACATCCCCTATCGTGAGAACAAGAACCTCACGGGGACGGCGCGGTACGCCTCCATCAACACGCACCTTGGAATTG aACAATCCCGAAGAGATGACTTGGAGTCTCTGGGCTACGTGCTAATGTACTTCAACCTGGGCTCTCTCCCCTGGCAGGGGCTGAAGGCTGCCACCAAGAGACAGAAATATGAAAGGATTAGCGAGAAGAAAATGTCCACCCCCATCGAAGTGTTGTGTAAAGGCTACCCTT CCGAATTTGCCACATACCTGAATTTCTGCCGTTCCTTGCGTTTTGACGACAAGCCTGACTACTCGTACCTGCGGCAGCTTTTCCGGAATCTGTTCCATCGCCAGGGCTTCTCCTATGACTACGTGTTCGACTGGAACATGCTCAAATTT GGTGCCAGCCGGGCCGCCGATGACGCCGAGCGGGAGCGCAGGGACCGAGAGGAGCGGCTGAGACACTCGCGGAACCCGGCTACCCGCGGCCTCCCTTCCACAGCCTCCGGCCGCCTGCGGGGGACGCAGGAAGTGGCTCCCCCCACACCCCTCACCCCTACCTCACACACGG CTAACACCTCCCCCCGGCCCGTCTCCGGCATGGAGAGAGAGCGGAAAGTGAGTATGCGGCTGCACCGCGGGGCCCCCGTCAACATCTCCTCGTCCGACCTCACTGGCCGACAAGATACCTCTCGCATGTCCACCTCACAG AATAGCATTCCTTTCGAACACCACGGCAAGTAG
- the CSNK1D gene encoding casein kinase I isoform X5 translates to MMQGGVGIPTIRWCGAEGDYNVMVMELLGPSLEDLFNFCSRKFSLKTVLLLADQMISRIEYIHSKNFIHRDVKPDNFLMGLGKKGNLVYIIDFGLAKKYRDARTHQHIPYRENKNLTGTARYASINTHLGIEQSRRDDLESLGYVLMYFNLGSLPWQGLKAATKRQKYERISEKKMSTPIEVLCKGYPSEFATYLNFCRSLRFDDKPDYSYLRQLFRNLFHRQGFSYDYVFDWNMLKFGASRAADDAERERRDREERLRHSRNPATRGLPSTASGRLRGTQEVAPPTPLTPTSHTANTSPRPVSGMERERKVSMRLHRGAPVNISSSDLTGRQDTSRMSTSQVGAELPGGRWASGYPVRVRSGLWFLQGFFFPFFPPFLRVFSLARVWCLGCR, encoded by the exons TGGGCATCCCCACCATCAGATGGTGCGGGGCAGAGGGGGACTACAACGTCATGGTGATGGAGCTGCTGGGGCCAAGCCTGGAGGACCTCTTCAACTTCTGCTCCAGGAAATTCAGCCTCAAAACCGTCCTGCTGCTTGCTGACCAAATG ATCAGTCGCATCGAATACATTCATTCAAAGAACTTCATCCACCGGGATGTGAAGCCAGACAACTTCCTCATGGGCCTGGGGAAGAAGGGCAACCTGGTGTACATCATCGACTTCGGGCTGGCCAAGAAGTACCGGGACGCACGCACCCACCAGCACATCCCCTATCGTGAGAACAAGAACCTCACGGGGACGGCGCGGTACGCCTCCATCAACACGCACCTTGGAATTG aACAATCCCGAAGAGATGACTTGGAGTCTCTGGGCTACGTGCTAATGTACTTCAACCTGGGCTCTCTCCCCTGGCAGGGGCTGAAGGCTGCCACCAAGAGACAGAAATATGAAAGGATTAGCGAGAAGAAAATGTCCACCCCCATCGAAGTGTTGTGTAAAGGCTACCCTT CCGAATTTGCCACATACCTGAATTTCTGCCGTTCCTTGCGTTTTGACGACAAGCCTGACTACTCGTACCTGCGGCAGCTTTTCCGGAATCTGTTCCATCGCCAGGGCTTCTCCTATGACTACGTGTTCGACTGGAACATGCTCAAATTT GGTGCCAGCCGGGCCGCCGATGACGCCGAGCGGGAGCGCAGGGACCGAGAGGAGCGGCTGAGACACTCGCGGAACCCGGCTACCCGCGGCCTCCCTTCCACAGCCTCCGGCCGCCTGCGGGGGACGCAGGAAGTGGCTCCCCCCACACCCCTCACCCCTACCTCACACACGG CTAACACCTCCCCCCGGCCCGTCTCCGGCATGGAGAGAGAGCGGAAAGTGAGTATGCGGCTGCACCGCGGGGCCCCCGTCAACATCTCCTCGTCCGACCTCACTGGCCGACAAGATACCTCTCGCATGTCCACCTCACAGGTAGGTGCAGAGCTCCCGGGCGGGCGCTGGGCCTCGGGCTACCCCGTCCGAGTCAGGAGCGGGCTGTGGTTTCTCCAGggcttcttctttcctttcttccccccatttttgagagtttttagtctCGCCAGGGTGTGGTGTCTTGGTTGCAGATGA
- the CSNK1D gene encoding casein kinase I isoform X6, producing the protein MGIPTIRWCGAEGDYNVMVMELLGPSLEDLFNFCSRKFSLKTVLLLADQMISRIEYIHSKNFIHRDVKPDNFLMGLGKKGNLVYIIDFGLAKKYRDARTHQHIPYRENKNLTGTARYASINTHLGIEQSRRDDLESLGYVLMYFNLGSLPWQGLKAATKRQKYERISEKKMSTPIEVLCKGYPSEFATYLNFCRSLRFDDKPDYSYLRQLFRNLFHRQGFSYDYVFDWNMLKFGASRAADDAERERRDREERLRHSRNPATRGLPSTASGRLRGTQEVAPPTPLTPTSHTANTSPRPVSGMERERKVSMRLHRGAPVNISSSDLTGRQDTSRMSTSQVGAELPGGRWASGYPVRVRSGLWFLQGFFFPFFPPFLRVFSLARVWCLGCR; encoded by the exons TGGGCATCCCCACCATCAGATGGTGCGGGGCAGAGGGGGACTACAACGTCATGGTGATGGAGCTGCTGGGGCCAAGCCTGGAGGACCTCTTCAACTTCTGCTCCAGGAAATTCAGCCTCAAAACCGTCCTGCTGCTTGCTGACCAAATG ATCAGTCGCATCGAATACATTCATTCAAAGAACTTCATCCACCGGGATGTGAAGCCAGACAACTTCCTCATGGGCCTGGGGAAGAAGGGCAACCTGGTGTACATCATCGACTTCGGGCTGGCCAAGAAGTACCGGGACGCACGCACCCACCAGCACATCCCCTATCGTGAGAACAAGAACCTCACGGGGACGGCGCGGTACGCCTCCATCAACACGCACCTTGGAATTG aACAATCCCGAAGAGATGACTTGGAGTCTCTGGGCTACGTGCTAATGTACTTCAACCTGGGCTCTCTCCCCTGGCAGGGGCTGAAGGCTGCCACCAAGAGACAGAAATATGAAAGGATTAGCGAGAAGAAAATGTCCACCCCCATCGAAGTGTTGTGTAAAGGCTACCCTT CCGAATTTGCCACATACCTGAATTTCTGCCGTTCCTTGCGTTTTGACGACAAGCCTGACTACTCGTACCTGCGGCAGCTTTTCCGGAATCTGTTCCATCGCCAGGGCTTCTCCTATGACTACGTGTTCGACTGGAACATGCTCAAATTT GGTGCCAGCCGGGCCGCCGATGACGCCGAGCGGGAGCGCAGGGACCGAGAGGAGCGGCTGAGACACTCGCGGAACCCGGCTACCCGCGGCCTCCCTTCCACAGCCTCCGGCCGCCTGCGGGGGACGCAGGAAGTGGCTCCCCCCACACCCCTCACCCCTACCTCACACACGG CTAACACCTCCCCCCGGCCCGTCTCCGGCATGGAGAGAGAGCGGAAAGTGAGTATGCGGCTGCACCGCGGGGCCCCCGTCAACATCTCCTCGTCCGACCTCACTGGCCGACAAGATACCTCTCGCATGTCCACCTCACAGGTAGGTGCAGAGCTCCCGGGCGGGCGCTGGGCCTCGGGCTACCCCGTCCGAGTCAGGAGCGGGCTGTGGTTTCTCCAGggcttcttctttcctttcttccccccatttttgagagtttttagtctCGCCAGGGTGTGGTGTCTTGGTTGCAGATGA